Proteins encoded together in one Impatiens glandulifera chromosome 1, dImpGla2.1, whole genome shotgun sequence window:
- the LOC124926704 gene encoding uncharacterized protein LOC124926704 encodes MVETRIDGELNEIHSRNQAQDERLLAQEARFERMEAMMASMSDAINRLSTTGNNQVPPDEGQNLRGDNHRDRRRGEDVRHREVHNEEMYQPPTRLSKIDFPRFNGEEVDDWIYGVEMFFQIDRTSEESKMDYACAHLTGRAHCWFSSYLQHRLPGRAMTWNELKQLVLKEFGPSELDDPLDEWKDLKQTTTVKDFGKKYLDITYKLPHLTEEYSIKGYLNGLKEEITNPIRIQKPQSLTEAMGMAKLQERTNQKLQDAVFDSLVRRGYLENKGGPLLPTPKAASFQNRGNNNGPYNRTSTNPASSSNSTGQYNRATNTIPRKVNLDQKAYDEKKKNNQCFYCEEKWEYGHRCREGAIAMINELFEEENQEEKLVETVDELEDGVAMTIEGSNTFDTMKVQGTVGRNNVYILIDSGSTHNFINPRVIRNTKFVTSPAVKLMVTVASGHQLVSTTKCLGLQWSAQGIDFNVDARVLSIPKYDIILGIEWLVTLSGIQWDFKNLIMEFSFNGELRKLHGDTSNLVSMIEGRTLGKVIRKGANVAMLSIGESEGCESELYSVIISSPEADKEQKLEKLLIEFEELFREPTTLPPTRNYDHRINLKEGAGTVSLRPYRYPTLQKDEMEGMIEEMLKSGVIRNNYSPFSSPVVLVKKKDKSWRLCIDYRRLNEVTIKDKFPIPLIEELMDELYGSCIYSKLDLRSGYHQVRMKEEDIYKTAFKTMRVITNL; translated from the coding sequence ATGGTGGAAACGCGTATCGACGGGGAGTTGAATGAAATCCACAGCCGCAATCAAGCGCAAGACGAACGACTGTTGGCTCAAGAGGCCCGATTCGAAAGGATGGAAGCTATGATGGCTTCAATGAGCGATGCAATCAACCGACTAAGTACAACTGGGAATAATCAAGTACCACCAGATGAAGGTCAAAATCTCCGAGGTGATAATCATCGTGATCGCAGACGAGGCGAAGATGTCAGACATCGGGAAGTTCATAACGAGGAAATGTATCAACCTCCAACTAGGCTGTCAAAGATTGATTTTCCAAGGTTTAACGGCGAAGAGGTGGATGACTGGATTTACGGAGTCGAGATGTTTTTTCAAATAGACCGAACATCAGAAGAATCAAAGATGGATTATGCATGTGCTCATCTGACCGGTCGAGCGCATTGCTGGTTCAGCTCATATTTACAACACCGACTTCCAGGGAGAGCTATGACATGGAACGAACTGAAGCAGTTAGTTTTGAAGGAATTCGGTCCAAGCGAATTGGATGATCCACTAGACGAATGGAAGGACTTGAAGCAGACGACAACAGTTAAGGATTTCGGTAAGAAATATCTCGATATTACATATAAACTGCCACATCTTACTGAAGAGTACTCCATTAAGGGATACTTAAATGGACTCAAAGAAGAAATAACCAATCCAATCAGGATACAGAAACCTCAGTCCTTAACTGAAGCGATGGGAATGGCTAAACTTCAAGAACGAACTAATCAGAAATTACAAGATGCTGTTTTTGATTCGTTAGTGCGGCGAGGCTATTTAGAAAACAAAGGAGGTCCATTACTGCCAACTCCGAAGGCTGCATCTTTCCAGAATCGAGGAAATAATAATGGACCGTATAATAGAACATCGACAAACCCTGCGAGCAGTTCTAATAGTACAGGCCAGTACAATAGAGCAACAAATACTATTCCAAGAAAAGTCAATTTAGATCAGAAAGCGTATgacgagaaaaagaaaaacaaccaGTGCTTCTATTGTGAAGAGAAATGGGAGTATGGTCATAGATGCAGGGAGGGTGCCATTGCGATGATAAATGAACTATTCGAGGAAGAGAATCAGGAAGAAAAATTGGTTGAAACCGTAGACGAATTAGAAGATGGCGTTGCAATGACAATTGAAGGATCAAATACATTTGATACCATGAAGGTGCAAGGAACGGTAGGACGAAACAACGTATATATTCTGATAGACTCGGGAAGTACGCATAATTTTATTAACCCACGAGTGATCAGGAATACAAAATTTGTAACGTCTCCGGCGGTTAAACTAATGGTCACAGTAGCAAGCGGTCATCAATTGGTAAGTACTACCAAATGTCTTGGATTACAATGGTCAGCTCAGGGAATAGATTTCAATGTCGATGCACGAGTATTGTCCATTCCCAAGTATGACATTATACTCGGAATAGAATGGTTGGTGACACTTAGTGGAATTCAGTGGGACTTCAAGAATCTGATAATGGAATTTTCATTTAATGGTGAACTGCGGAAGCTACACGGGGATACATCCAATTTGGTTTCCATGATAGAAGGCAGAACATTAGGGAAGGTTATCCGAAAGGGCGCTAATGTGGCTATGCTGAGTATTGGGGAATCAGAAGGGTGTGAATCGGAATTGTATTCCGTAATAATATCTTCACCAGAGGCTGACAAGGAACAAAAATTGGAGAAACTGTTAATAGAGTTTGAAGAATTATTCAGAGAACCTACAACACTTCCACCTACTCGCAATTATGATCATCGAATTAATCTCAAAGAAGGAGCAGGAACCGTTAGCTTAAGGCCATACCGATATCCTACTCTTCAAAAGGATGAAATGGAAGGCATGATAGAAGAGATGCTTAAATCAGGAGTGATACGCAACAATTATAGTCCATTTTCTTCACCCGTTGTGCTGGTAAAAAAGAAGGACAAAAGCTGGAGATTATGCATCGACTACCGACGTTTAAATGAGGTAACTATTAAAGACAAATTTCCAATTCCATTAATAGAAGAACTAATGGATGAGTTATATGGTAGTTGCATTTATTCTAAACTAGATTTAAGATCTGGTTATCATCAAGTCAGAATGAAGGAGGAAGACATTTATAAAACTGCATTCAAGACAATGAGGGTCATTACGAATTTGTAG